In Nocardia sp. NBC_00403, the DNA window GGCGCTGCAGGCGCTTGTGCACGGTGGAGAAGTTGGTGAGCATGCCACCCAGCCAGCGCTGGTTGACGTAGGGCATCCCGACGCGAGTCGCCTCGGCCGCGATCGACTCCTGGGCCTGCTTCTTGGTGCCGACGAAGAGAACGGTGCCACCATGGGCGACGGTCTCCTTGACGAACTCGTAGGCCTTGTCGATGTAGGTCAGCGTCTGCTGCAGGTCGATGATGTAGATGCCGTTGCGGTCGGTGAAGATGAACCGCTTCATCTTCGGGTTCCAGCGTCGAGTCTGGTGTCCGAAGTGCGCGCCGCTGTCGAGCAGCTGCTTCATTGTTACGACAGCCATAGCTCCCGTATCTCTCTTTCATTGCCGGTTGACGCAGCAGATCGGCGATCTACTGCCCTGGCGCCTCCGAATCGTCGGACCCGACCACGAAGATCAGGACCAGCCGACGATTCCCTGCTCCGCAAATACACTGCCGCGAACGAATTGAGCTCCGGTTCGAACAGCGCCGTTGCGAACAAGCACAGGGTGGCGCGCGAAGTCGGCCCATGCACGCACAGACCGCTCGATCAGTCTACGTCTTGGGCGGCCCACGGCTAAATCGGCCTTCGAAGAAGGTTCCCCGAACGGTTCCTGCGCAGGAGAAATGCGGGATGTCCACAGTTGCGGATGTTGTCCACAATCGGCGGATCGGGGGTACTGCCGGGGGTGTGGGCGGGTGAGGGTTGAGGAATGAATCGCATCAGCATTTTCCTGACAATGTTCATTCCCCTGTTGTTCGCAGGCTCACTGGTCATGGCTCCGAACGCTGCGGCTACGCCGCCGGAAATGTTCGGGCCGTTTGCACCTGTCCCCGCCGATATCCACGCGTCCTTGCCGCCACGCCCTGCGCCGAGCAGTTGGGAGGCCGTGCTCGCCGCGGGCACGGGCTCGGTGGGCGCCTTGGCTCAGCCGGTCCCGGGCCTGGGAACTTTGCCGGGCTTGCTGCGTCCTGATCCGTTGCGGTCGGGAGCTCCGCTCGGGGTGGGGACCGGTTCGGTGGGCGACTTGCCACGCATTGTCGGTGATCTGCTCCGGCTGTTGGATCTTGTCCGGCAGGTACCCCTTCCGCTGCCTCCGCACTGAATCTCGAATGTATCGCTTCAGCAGGGCGGGCACGGGTGGCACGGGACAGTGCGCGCCGGCCGGTCGACGCAGCGGACGGCGGGCGGTGTTGGTCGTCATCGGTGTAGCCGCTCTGCTGGGTGCGGCGGAGCGGCCGGTTGCGGCGGCTCCGGCCGGGCAGTTCGGGTGGCCGTTGCAGCCGCGGCCATCGATCGAGCGGCGGTTCGACAAGCTCGAGCACGATTGGTTACCCGGGCACCGCGGAGTCGATCTAGCAGGTATGGCCGGTCAGGTGGTGTTGGCGGCCGGGGACGGGATCGTCGTGTTCGCCGGGAAGGTCGCGGATAAGCCGGTGGTGTCGATCGACCATCCCGGTGGGTTGCGAACCACCTACGAGCCGGTCGAGGCAGCGGTCTCGGCGGGAAGCCGGGTCGGGCGTGGGACGCCGATCGGGAAGTTGGAGGCTGGTCATGAGGGCTGCGCCGCGGCGGCGTGCCTGCATTGGGGTGCCCGGCGGGAGGCGGGCGGACGTAACCGGCGTGAGTATGTGGATCCGCTCGGGTTGTTGCATGCGGTTCCGCTTCGACTCAAGCCTGTGCTCAACTATGGCTGAGGCGTTTATCGACGATCACTTCCGAACCTCGGTTCCGACGGCGAAGATCGACGTATGGACAACGCGCTCGGCGACCCTTCGTTCACCTACTCCGAGGTCGGCGCCACCAAGGGGCCGCTGCCCGACGGCTACCACCGGTTCCAGCTGCGGCGACGAATCGGGCACGGACGAGCACTGTTCGTGCACGCGGGCGCGGAGATCCTGGCGTATCGAATGCAGAAGGGCACCGGCATCTTTCGAGAGGCGAGCACACCGACCGCCGAGCCCGGAACTCGGCTGACAGTGCGACTGGGCTTCGGCCCCTTGGCAATATCGGCGCCCTGCCGCGTGGTGTACGTGCTCGACGAGTCCGATCGGTGCGGCTTCGCCTATGGCACGCTGCCCGGCCACCCGGAAATCGGCGAGGAACTCTTCGCTGTGGAGTACGACCCCGCCGATGACACCGTGTACGGGTTGGTTACCGCGTTCTCCCGCAATGCAGCCTGGTACGCGCGCATCGGCGGGCCGGTCGTCCGGCTTGTCCAGCGCTTCATCGCTGGCAAGTACATCGACGCGCTACCGACTGAGGCGCAGACCTAGCGGCAGTTGTACTGCTCGTTTGCAACAGGGCGTCCAGCGCGACGGCCGGGTACGCGCCTCGGGGGCCCATCCATAGAGCGCCCGGTCGTGGTTGCGTCTCGAATCGCTGTGGTCACAGCAGCGCGTCCAAGGTCGCGGCCTCGGCGCGCAGAGGATCGCCACGGTCCGGACGACCCAGGCTGTCGTATTCGTCTGGGGCGGTGCGTCGGTCGGCGATTTCCAGCCGGACGATCTGTTCGATATCGGCTTCGGTGAGGTCGCGGCGACGGGCCTCGGCCGCACCGAGGCCGACGGCGCTGTTCTCGATAGCGCCTGCGCGAACGTCGACGGTGTCGATGGCCTCGGCATTGTCGATCGCGCCGAGGGCGGACCGCAGCGCGGCAATAGCGTTGCGGTCACGGACTTTCATCGCGACGGGCAGGGCAGCACACAGGCGCTCACGCAGCGGCACAGACTTGTCGGCCGTTCCGATGGATATGGTCGCCGACCGTATGCGTCGCGACCGCGCCCGTCGAGGCAATTACTGGCGCGACACACGA includes these proteins:
- a CDS encoding M23 family metallopeptidase produces the protein MYRFSRAGTGGTGQCAPAGRRSGRRAVLVVIGVAALLGAAERPVAAAPAGQFGWPLQPRPSIERRFDKLEHDWLPGHRGVDLAGMAGQVVLAAGDGIVVFAGKVADKPVVSIDHPGGLRTTYEPVEAAVSAGSRVGRGTPIGKLEAGHEGCAAAACLHWGARREAGGRNRREYVDPLGLLHAVPLRLKPVLNYG
- a CDS encoding DUF1990 domain-containing protein, producing MDNALGDPSFTYSEVGATKGPLPDGYHRFQLRRRIGHGRALFVHAGAEILAYRMQKGTGIFREASTPTAEPGTRLTVRLGFGPLAISAPCRVVYVLDESDRCGFAYGTLPGHPEIGEELFAVEYDPADDTVYGLVTAFSRNAAWYARIGGPVVRLVQRFIAGKYIDALPTEAQT